Part of the Halodesulfovibrio aestuarii DSM 17919 = ATCC 29578 genome, AAAGGCGAAAAACAGGCTGAAGCTCGCGAAGCTGGCGCTGAAATCGTTGGTGCAGAAGATCTCGTAGCAGAAGTTAAAGCTGGTAACCTCAACTTTGACAAAGCTGTTGCAACTCCTGACGTTATGGCTCTCGTAGGTCAGATTGGTCGCGTACTCGGCCCTCGTGGTCTTATGCCTAACGCAAAAACTGGTACTGTTACTTTTGACGTAGCAAACGCAGTTAAAGAAATGAAAGCCGGCCGTGTTGAATTTAAAGTAGACAAAGCTGGTGTTCTTCACGCTCCTATCGGTAAGGTTTCCTTCGGCGCTGAAAAGCTCATGGATAACCTTAAAACCGTTCTTGAGAACGTGAACCGTCTCAAGCCATCATCCGCTAAAGGTGCTTACATGAAGGCTCTGTCCCTCTCCAGCACCATGGGTCCTGGCTACAAAGTAGACCCTACCCTTATTCGCAAGTTCATCGAAGGTTAATTCTTCGGTATCATATTTGAGTTGGAGCGAAGCATTAGTTTCGCTCCAGCTTTTTGGCAGAGGACTGGAATTCTGAGTCGAAGACAGTAGGCATTTATAAGTCCTACCGAGACAATTTGGCTTGGTTTTCCATTGGCAAATCCCCCTTAGTCTAAGGAGACTGAACGTGAACAGGTCTGAAAAAGCCGCCATTATTGAGCGCCTGAAAGAAAAAGCAGAAGGTGCTTCTATTGCGGTTGTGACTGACTTCAAGGGCTTGCCGGTGGAAGAGATGACCGTGCTCAGAAGTGACCTTCGCAATGCAGATGGTGAATACCATGTTGTGAAGAATACTCTGGCTCGCATCGCAGTCACCGGTGGTGATCATGAAGTTCTCGCTGATACATTCAAAGAGAACACTGGTATCGCCCTTGGTTTCGAAGATCCCGTTGCAGTTGCTAAGGCTGTCGTTGATTTCGCTAAGAAGAGCAAACACCTCGTTGTTAAGCATGCTTCTCTTGAAGGCAAGCTTCTCACCGAAGCTCAGCTTGGTGAACTCGCAAAGCTCCCTGGCAAGCAGCAGTTGCTTGGTATGGCGCTTGGCACAATGAACGCCGTTCCAACAAACTTCGTTGGCCTTTTCGCCAACATTCTGCGCAACTTCCTCTACGCTCTGAATGCTATCAGAGATCAGAAAGAAGCTGCATAAGCAGAACTTGTATTAATTAAACAATATTAAGCCAAAATTATTTTAGGAGACTACCATGTCCGTGACCAAAGAACAGGTTGTAGAATTTATCTCTAACATGACCGTACTCGAACTTTCTGAATTCATCAAAGAACTCGAAGAAACCTTTGGCGTTTCCGCTGCAGCTCCAGTAGCAGCAGTAGCAGCAGCACCTGCAGAAGGTGGCGCAGCAGCTGAAGAAAAAACCGAATTTGATGTTATCCTCAAAGCTGCTGGCGGCAACAAAATTGCTGTTATTAAAGCAGTTCGCGCTCTCACCGGTCTTGGCCTCAAAGAAGCTAAAGAAGCTGTAGATAGCGCTCCTAAAGCTCTCAAAGAAGCAGTATCTAAAGAAGATGCTGAAGCTGCTAAGAAAGCTCTTGAAGAAGCAGGCGCAGAAGTAGAAGTTAAATAATTCTACTTTTTACTGCTGAAGCAAATTCAGGCGCGGGCGGGAATTTATTTCCGTCCGCGTTTTATTAGCTCTGATGTACAGGGGAAGATCAAAAAAAAGCTTGCACAAAATCTAGTAGTGAACTAGATTACGCATTTGGTCGACTTGTCTTTGTTACGTAACGCTAATTAACAATTGGGCGACACGTTGCTGACCATTTCCGAACGTTTACCATCCAGAATTTTTTCACTTAATACAGAACATGACCGAGCGGACATGTTCTGCTTGCTGCTGCTGAATTTGCATGCCTTCAGCAACACCTACCCGCTGCCCAGTCTTTTCGGACACCTAAGTCCACCGGGCGCCCTTTTTCGCATGCTTATGTATCCGTTTCGGAGATAATCCGCCGACTTTGGTTAAGCAAACGCGCCATTTTCCGATGCTTCTTAGCCGCAGTGGCATCATCTTTGGCAAACCGTCTCTTTTGAGGTGTAAATATGAGCCAACTTTATAAAAAATTTGGTAAAATCGAAGTAACGCTTCCTATCCCGCATCTTCTCAACTTGCAGGTAGACTCCTACAAGAAGTTTTTGCAGGAAGGACGTACTGACCGACTGCCTGACGAAGGTCTTGAAGGTGTATTCCGTTCTGTCTTCCCTATTGAAGACTTTAACCGCACTGCAAGCCTTGAGTATGTTCGCTACGATATCAGTGAACCAAAATACGACCAAGCAGAATGCATTGCAAAAGGTCTTACCTACGAAGCTCCAATCCGCATTACCGTGCGTCTTGTTGTATATGATGTAGATGAAGAGACCGAAAACCGCACCATCCGTGATATTAAAGAACAGGATATCTACTTTGGTACCCTGCCATTAATGACCGAGAAAGGTACTTTTATTGTCAATGGTACCGAACGAGTTATCGTTAACCAGTTGCAGCGTTCTCCTGGCATCATCTTTGAGCATGATTCAGGTAAAACGCACTCCAGCCGTAAAGTACTTTATAGCTGTCGCATTATCCCGATGCGTGGTTCCTGGCTCGACTTTGACTTCGATCATAAAGATATTTTGTACGTACGA contains:
- the rplJ gene encoding 50S ribosomal protein L10, producing the protein MNRSEKAAIIERLKEKAEGASIAVVTDFKGLPVEEMTVLRSDLRNADGEYHVVKNTLARIAVTGGDHEVLADTFKENTGIALGFEDPVAVAKAVVDFAKKSKHLVVKHASLEGKLLTEAQLGELAKLPGKQQLLGMALGTMNAVPTNFVGLFANILRNFLYALNAIRDQKEAA
- the rplL gene encoding 50S ribosomal protein L7/L12; the encoded protein is MSVTKEQVVEFISNMTVLELSEFIKELEETFGVSAAAPVAAVAAAPAEGGAAAEEKTEFDVILKAAGGNKIAVIKAVRALTGLGLKEAKEAVDSAPKALKEAVSKEDAEAAKKALEEAGAEVEVK
- the rplA gene encoding 50S ribosomal protein L1, with the translated sequence MPKHGKKYRKAAEGLELTARFAVEEAMAKVVDSAFAKFDETVDVAINLGVDPKYSDQMVRGACSLPHGLGKDVRVAVFCKGEKQAEAREAGAEIVGAEDLVAEVKAGNLNFDKAVATPDVMALVGQIGRVLGPRGLMPNAKTGTVTFDVANAVKEMKAGRVEFKVDKAGVLHAPIGKVSFGAEKLMDNLKTVLENVNRLKPSSAKGAYMKALSLSSTMGPGYKVDPTLIRKFIEG